A single region of the Eleginops maclovinus isolate JMC-PN-2008 ecotype Puerto Natales chromosome 16, JC_Emac_rtc_rv5, whole genome shotgun sequence genome encodes:
- the prkcsh gene encoding glucosidase 2 subunit beta isoform X1 has protein sequence MTSSQTQYLLLLLLSVGVSAVEVQRPRGVPLSKRQFYEEGKPFTCLDGSRTIPFDRVNDDYCDCKDGSDEPGTAACPNGSFHCTNAGFRPGFIPSSRINDGICDCCDTTDEYNSGAACQNTCRELGRKEKESLQIMLEITKEGFLLKQQLIQEAKRGLEEKKAKQADIQISKKDLENKVEALRTVKETAEQPEKEAKERHLKAWEEQKAVIQMEKDKAKMAEVLSELDDDADGSVSVAELLSHSELDPDSDGSFTEAEAQGLLGGVDKVDTVAFESVWKNIKEKYISEHTNTETPAEVETPGEEIREPALDNDSEQYPEDDIPEEEEDEEEEDEDDDQDDGDYKQSPPPTQTPEKKEDDDEGTMPPFDQETQILIDAAQKARDAFDEAERALREADDQIKNLEKEISFDFGPNAEFAYLYSQCYELSTSEYIYRLCPFNRVSQKPKFGGSETNLGSWGHWAGPEDNIYSLMKYEHGTGCWQGPNRSTMIKLTCGKETVVTSTSEPSRCEYLMEFISPAVCQEPVLHQHEEL, from the exons ctgctgttgagtGTGGGAGTCTCAGCGGTGGAAGTCCAACGACCTCGGGGTGTCCCTTTGTCAA AACGGCAGTTCTATGAAGAGGGCAAACCTTTCACTTGCCTCGATGGCTCCCGCACTATTCCCTTTGACAGAGTGAATGATGACTACTGTGATTGTAAGGATGGCTCTGATGAACCAG GTACTGCTGCTTGTCCCAACGGCAGCTTCCACTGCACCAACGCAGGTTTCCGACCAGgcttcatcccttcctcccgCATCAATGACGGAATCTGTG ACTGCTGTGACACAACAGATGAGTACAACAGTGGTGCCGCCTGTCAGAACACCTGCAG GGAGTTGGGCCGCAAAGAGAAGGAAAGCCTGCAGATTATGCTAGAGATCACTAAGGAGGGCTTTCTGCTTAAACAACAACTTATCCAGGAGGCAAAGAGGGGCCTTGAGGAGAAAAAG GCCAAACAAGCAGATattcagatcagtaagaaagatTTGGAAAATAAGGTGGAGGCCCTGAGAACAGTGAAGGAGACCGCAGAGCAGCCAGAAAAAGAAGCCAAAGAGCGCCATCTGAAGGCCTGGGAAG AACAAAAGGCTGTTATTCAAATGGAGAAGGACAAGGCTAAAATGGCTGAGGTGTTGTCTGAATTGGATGATGATGCAGATGGCTC tgtctcagtgGCTGAGCTTCTGTCCCACTCTGAGCTCGACCCAGATTCAGACGGTTCCTTCACAGAAGCAGAGGCTCag GGGCTTTTAGGAGGAGTTGACAAAGTGGACACTGTAGCCTTTGAGTCTGTTTGGAAAAAcatcaaagaaaaatacatatcaGAG CACACCAACACGGAAACCCCAGCAGAGGTGGAGACTCCAGGGGAGGAGATAAGGGAGCCAGCCCTCGACAACGACTCTGAGCAGTACCCTGAAGATGACAtcccagaagaagaagaggatgaggaggaagaggacgaagATGATGACCAAGATGATGGAGACTATAAG CAGAGCCCTCCTCCGACGCAGACCCCGGAAAAGAAGGAGGACGATGACGAGGGGACTATGCCACCCTTTGACCAGGAAACGCAGATCCTCATTGATG CTGCTCAGAAAGCCAGGGATGCATTCGATGAAGCTGAGAGAGCTCTGCGAGAAGCCGACGATCAGATCAA GAACCTAGAGAAGGAGATCTCCTTTGACTTTGGACCCAATGCGGAGTTTGCATACCTCTATAGCCAGTGTTATGAATTGAGTACTAGCGA GTACATCTACAGGCTCTGTCCATTCAACAGGGTGTCCCAGAAACCCAAGTTTGGTGGATCAGAAACTAACCTGGG ATCATGGGGGCATTGGGCCGGTCCTGAGGATAACATCTACTCTTTGATGAAGTATGAACATGGGACAGGGTGCTGGCAGGGCCCGAACAGGTCCACCATG ATTAAGTTAACGTGTGGAAAGGAAACAGTGGTGACATCTACCTCGGAGCCCAGTCGCTGCGAGTACCTGATGGAGTTTATCAGCCCTGCTGTCTGCCAGGAGCCGGTGCTTCATCAGCATGAAGAGCTCTAG
- the prkcsh gene encoding glucosidase 2 subunit beta isoform X2 has translation MTSSQTQYLLLLLLSVGVSAVEVQRPRGVPLSKRQFYEEGKPFTCLDGSRTIPFDRVNDDYCDCKDGSDEPGTAACPNGSFHCTNAGFRPGFIPSSRINDGICDCCDTTDEYNSGAACQNTCRELGRKEKESLQIMLEITKEGFLLKQQLIQEAKRGLEEKKAKQADIQISKKDLENKVEALRTVKETAEQPEKEAKERHLKAWEEQKAVIQMEKDKAKMAEVLSELDDDADGSVSVAELLSHSELDPDSDGSFTEAEAQGLLGGVDKVDTVAFESVWKNIKEKYISEHTNTETPAEVETPGEEIREPALDNDSEQYPEDDIPEEEEDEEEEDEDDDQDDGDYKSPPPTQTPEKKEDDDEGTMPPFDQETQILIDAAQKARDAFDEAERALREADDQIKNLEKEISFDFGPNAEFAYLYSQCYELSTSEYIYRLCPFNRVSQKPKFGGSETNLGSWGHWAGPEDNIYSLMKYEHGTGCWQGPNRSTMIKLTCGKETVVTSTSEPSRCEYLMEFISPAVCQEPVLHQHEEL, from the exons ctgctgttgagtGTGGGAGTCTCAGCGGTGGAAGTCCAACGACCTCGGGGTGTCCCTTTGTCAA AACGGCAGTTCTATGAAGAGGGCAAACCTTTCACTTGCCTCGATGGCTCCCGCACTATTCCCTTTGACAGAGTGAATGATGACTACTGTGATTGTAAGGATGGCTCTGATGAACCAG GTACTGCTGCTTGTCCCAACGGCAGCTTCCACTGCACCAACGCAGGTTTCCGACCAGgcttcatcccttcctcccgCATCAATGACGGAATCTGTG ACTGCTGTGACACAACAGATGAGTACAACAGTGGTGCCGCCTGTCAGAACACCTGCAG GGAGTTGGGCCGCAAAGAGAAGGAAAGCCTGCAGATTATGCTAGAGATCACTAAGGAGGGCTTTCTGCTTAAACAACAACTTATCCAGGAGGCAAAGAGGGGCCTTGAGGAGAAAAAG GCCAAACAAGCAGATattcagatcagtaagaaagatTTGGAAAATAAGGTGGAGGCCCTGAGAACAGTGAAGGAGACCGCAGAGCAGCCAGAAAAAGAAGCCAAAGAGCGCCATCTGAAGGCCTGGGAAG AACAAAAGGCTGTTATTCAAATGGAGAAGGACAAGGCTAAAATGGCTGAGGTGTTGTCTGAATTGGATGATGATGCAGATGGCTC tgtctcagtgGCTGAGCTTCTGTCCCACTCTGAGCTCGACCCAGATTCAGACGGTTCCTTCACAGAAGCAGAGGCTCag GGGCTTTTAGGAGGAGTTGACAAAGTGGACACTGTAGCCTTTGAGTCTGTTTGGAAAAAcatcaaagaaaaatacatatcaGAG CACACCAACACGGAAACCCCAGCAGAGGTGGAGACTCCAGGGGAGGAGATAAGGGAGCCAGCCCTCGACAACGACTCTGAGCAGTACCCTGAAGATGACAtcccagaagaagaagaggatgaggaggaagaggacgaagATGATGACCAAGATGATGGAGACTATAAG AGCCCTCCTCCGACGCAGACCCCGGAAAAGAAGGAGGACGATGACGAGGGGACTATGCCACCCTTTGACCAGGAAACGCAGATCCTCATTGATG CTGCTCAGAAAGCCAGGGATGCATTCGATGAAGCTGAGAGAGCTCTGCGAGAAGCCGACGATCAGATCAA GAACCTAGAGAAGGAGATCTCCTTTGACTTTGGACCCAATGCGGAGTTTGCATACCTCTATAGCCAGTGTTATGAATTGAGTACTAGCGA GTACATCTACAGGCTCTGTCCATTCAACAGGGTGTCCCAGAAACCCAAGTTTGGTGGATCAGAAACTAACCTGGG ATCATGGGGGCATTGGGCCGGTCCTGAGGATAACATCTACTCTTTGATGAAGTATGAACATGGGACAGGGTGCTGGCAGGGCCCGAACAGGTCCACCATG ATTAAGTTAACGTGTGGAAAGGAAACAGTGGTGACATCTACCTCGGAGCCCAGTCGCTGCGAGTACCTGATGGAGTTTATCAGCCCTGCTGTCTGCCAGGAGCCGGTGCTTCATCAGCATGAAGAGCTCTAG